In Legionella spiritensis, the following proteins share a genomic window:
- a CDS encoding carotenoid oxygenase family protein — MPSTLQGFIPWITYAIVASFKNLNTELAPLAAIAATLLFCRSNLRKKFILDWSSLVYFILLSLLYLSPLKAWLDQYAYLISNIALGLIMWISIVIRQPFSMQYAKEEVDEIYWISPLFRQINYTISIVWASALTLMALDGLLQSLHIIKSSLAADAILVALMIIAIGFTKRFPDWYQGFLFRRFSRNKEDLSKNPFLQGNYAPVKDELFVEDLPVDGAIPPKLCGIYMRNGPNPAFDPISYTYPIDGDGMLHAIYIHDGKASYRNRFVETKGLNAEKKAGRALYGGISNPIPTDPKLVGKNGDPGPVKDGAFIHIIRHARQYLAMYESGPAYEVSAQLQTIGEWCPAGGERPFPVNAHTRLDPNTGELFAFTYNFTPPYLQYYVLDKTGQLTHNIPIEKPASSMAHDFILTQHYLVFFDCPAIFDFSRLQSGGHLLNWQPELGVTIIVVDRKTSEVSRIVTEPFFVYHFANGFEKDGKLVIDYVRHEQLAIGDTLLSKTPPHLYRTTIDPDKKTATHQQMDDRIVEFPRINDNLTSLPNRYVYMPTKTSAQNEAFHALIKYDLDKQTTLVHDFGKHAEIGEAVFVPDSSGKKEDDGWLALFLYDNKKQQSQFVLLDAKTLDDKPVASVTTPRRVPHGLHGSWFNGLW; from the coding sequence ATGCCCTCTACCTTACAAGGCTTTATTCCCTGGATAACCTACGCTATTGTCGCGAGTTTCAAAAACCTCAATACCGAGTTAGCCCCTCTTGCGGCCATTGCGGCAACGCTCCTCTTTTGTCGGAGCAATCTGCGTAAGAAATTTATTCTCGACTGGAGCTCATTGGTTTATTTTATTCTTCTATCTCTCCTTTACCTGTCCCCTCTGAAAGCCTGGCTGGATCAATACGCCTATTTAATATCCAATATTGCCCTGGGGCTGATTATGTGGATTTCCATTGTGATCAGGCAACCATTCAGCATGCAATATGCCAAGGAGGAAGTGGATGAAATCTACTGGATCTCGCCTCTGTTTCGGCAAATCAATTACACCATATCCATAGTCTGGGCATCGGCGTTGACGCTCATGGCCCTGGACGGTTTGCTGCAGTCCTTGCACATCATCAAATCCAGTCTGGCGGCCGATGCGATTCTTGTTGCGTTAATGATAATCGCCATCGGATTCACCAAACGTTTTCCCGACTGGTATCAGGGATTTCTGTTCAGGCGTTTCAGTCGCAATAAGGAGGATCTCAGTAAAAACCCGTTCCTGCAAGGGAATTACGCCCCCGTCAAAGACGAATTATTCGTCGAGGATCTACCGGTTGATGGCGCGATACCTCCGAAACTTTGCGGTATTTATATGAGAAATGGACCCAACCCCGCCTTTGATCCGATTTCCTATACTTACCCCATAGATGGCGATGGCATGCTGCATGCCATATATATCCATGACGGCAAGGCCAGTTACCGCAACCGTTTTGTGGAAACCAAAGGATTGAACGCTGAAAAAAAAGCCGGACGGGCGTTGTATGGCGGAATTTCCAATCCCATACCCACCGATCCGAAGCTGGTTGGTAAAAACGGCGATCCCGGACCGGTCAAGGACGGCGCCTTTATTCACATCATTCGTCATGCCCGACAGTATCTTGCCATGTACGAATCCGGGCCAGCCTATGAAGTGTCCGCGCAATTACAGACTATCGGAGAGTGGTGTCCAGCGGGGGGAGAGCGTCCTTTCCCTGTCAATGCCCATACGCGCCTGGATCCGAATACCGGTGAGCTATTTGCGTTTACCTATAATTTTACCCCGCCCTATCTGCAATATTACGTCCTGGACAAAACCGGTCAGCTTACCCACAACATTCCCATTGAAAAACCGGCCTCTTCCATGGCTCACGATTTTATCCTGACCCAACATTATCTGGTTTTTTTTGATTGTCCGGCGATTTTTGATTTCAGCCGGTTGCAATCCGGAGGCCACCTGCTCAACTGGCAGCCGGAACTAGGCGTCACCATTATCGTGGTGGATAGAAAAACCAGCGAAGTATCGCGAATTGTTACGGAGCCTTTTTTTGTTTACCATTTCGCCAACGGCTTTGAAAAAGACGGGAAACTCGTCATTGATTACGTTCGTCATGAACAATTGGCGATTGGAGATACGCTTCTCAGCAAGACCCCTCCCCATCTATATCGCACAACCATTGATCCGGACAAAAAGACCGCAACCCATCAGCAGATGGACGACCGTATCGTTGAATTTCCACGCATTAATGACAACCTTACTTCCCTGCCCAACCGTTATGTTTACATGCCCACCAAAACCTCCGCGCAAAATGAAGCGTTTCATGCCCTGATCAAATATGATTTGGACAAACAAACCACCCTGGTGCACGATTTTGGCAAACACGCGGAGATCGGTGAGGCGGTTTTTGTCCCCGATTCTTCCGGAAAAAAGGAAGATGACGGCTGGTTAGCCCTGTTTCTTTACGACAATAAAAAACAGCAAAGTCAGTTTGTCTTGCTGGATGCCAAAACGTTAGATGACAAACCGGTGGCATCGGTCACTACGCCCCGCAGAGTACCTCATGGTTTGCATGGCTCCTGGTTTAACGGTTTATGGTGA
- a CDS encoding ABC transporter permease: MNIRILKALIYKETLQILRDPSTILIAFVLPLILLFIFGYGVNLDNNLIKTGLVMENDNPTVTSLTSSFAHSPFLDVRIGTDRRNFNNELAIEAIRGIIDIPQRFTARYLTQEQSAPIQVIADGSQPNIASFVQNYALGVLQVWLNEQAFMNGTIETGRQIRMEPRYWYNLDLKSRDFLIPGSIAIIMTLIGTLLTALVIAREWERGTMEAMMATPVTIYEILLGKLIPYFILGMGSMLLCTVIATLYYHVPFRGSLLVLSLVSAVFLIAALGQGLLISSAAKDQFVASQMALMSAFLPAFMLSGFIFEITAMPKPIQLLTYVFAARYLVTSLQTIFLTGNVWALLGKSLLAIAVIAMIFFLITARKTRKRLD, translated from the coding sequence ATGAATATCCGGATTTTAAAAGCATTGATTTATAAGGAAACCTTGCAGATATTACGCGACCCAAGCACCATTTTAATCGCCTTTGTTCTGCCTCTGATCTTGCTGTTTATTTTTGGTTATGGGGTCAATCTGGACAATAACCTGATTAAAACAGGACTGGTCATGGAAAACGACAATCCTACGGTCACCAGCCTGACCAGCTCGTTTGCCCATTCCCCTTTTCTGGATGTCCGAATCGGAACAGATCGCCGCAACTTCAATAATGAACTGGCTATCGAAGCCATACGCGGGATTATTGATATTCCACAACGCTTCACCGCCAGATATCTGACACAGGAGCAAAGTGCTCCCATCCAGGTCATCGCCGACGGCTCGCAACCCAACATAGCCTCGTTTGTGCAAAATTACGCGCTCGGTGTATTGCAGGTATGGCTTAACGAACAGGCTTTTATGAATGGCACGATAGAAACCGGACGACAAATCCGTATGGAACCCCGTTACTGGTACAACCTGGATCTGAAAAGCCGTGATTTCCTGATCCCTGGTTCGATAGCCATTATTATGACATTGATTGGCACTCTGCTTACCGCGCTGGTGATTGCCCGGGAATGGGAAAGAGGAACCATGGAAGCCATGATGGCTACTCCCGTGACCATTTATGAAATACTACTTGGCAAACTGATACCCTATTTTATTTTAGGGATGGGTTCCATGCTATTGTGTACGGTGATTGCCACGCTGTATTACCATGTTCCGTTTCGGGGATCCCTGCTGGTATTAAGTCTTGTCTCAGCCGTTTTTCTCATTGCGGCCCTGGGGCAAGGGTTATTGATTTCCTCCGCGGCCAAAGATCAATTCGTAGCATCCCAGATGGCTTTAATGTCCGCGTTTTTACCCGCTTTCATGCTCTCGGGTTTTATCTTTGAAATCACGGCCATGCCCAAACCCATCCAGTTGTTGACCTATGTTTTTGCAGCCCGTTATCTGGTCACCAGTCTGCAGACCATTTTCCTGACCGGGAATGTCTGGGCGCTGCTGGGTAAATCCTTGCTGGCCATCGCTGTGATAGCAATGATCTTCTTTTTAATAACGGCGCGAAAAACCAGAAAAAGGCTTGATTAA
- a CDS encoding DEAD/DEAH box helicase — MNDTRKDSLAWAHPIVRTWFNSRFTSPTKPQEKGWPFILSGKSTLISAPTGSGKTLAAFLVCIDGLIRQAFAGELSRQTRVVYISPLKALTNDIQKNLLEPLKQIQAIAVEQGMPLPEIEVAVRTGDTLARERQAMLKKPPHILVTTPESFYLLLTAEKSRAMLRDVTTVIVDEIHALANNKRGSHLSLSLERLEALTVNVPLRIGLSATQKPIELVGHFLTGMNRPPPGIIHIGHARHLELHVEVPDSELGPVTTNEMWDEIYDRIAELANQNRSTLVFVNTRRLAERAAHHLAQRLGKEQVAAHHGSLSRKLRLGAETSLKTGQLKLLVATASLELGIDIGTVDLVCQIGSPRAIAVALQRVGRAGHWHGAISKGRFFATTRDELLECAALIYAIGQGDLDQLIIPEQPLDILAQQMVAICATEDSSTAHLFELVKKSFPYRHLSRETFNDVLDMLAEGMAGSRGRYGACLFYDRVHEMVKARRGARMNAIVNGGAIPDNSLFTVVAEEDGAVVGTLDEDFAVESNRGDIILLGNTSWQIKGIENAKGRVLVEDARGAPPSVPFWIGEAPERTRELSIKVSELRQMLNDWLPLDTTDALQAVKAIDWLKKHCRLNESAARQLIHYILEGRALLGTVPTRETIIAERFFDESGGMQLIIHSPFGARINKAWGLALRKRFCRSFNFELQAAATDNGIAISLAEQHSFPLGDVFHFLHPNTVRHVLTQAVLQSPVFKTRWRWDATRALAIARFRNGKKVPPNIVRMLSDDLLAAVFPDAAACQDNLAGQDIVLPDHPLIFETMKDCLTEALDVDGLGAVLSDIAAEKIRCVAVDTPTPSVFSHEILNANPYAFLDDAPLEERRTRAVSMRRILPDSWLDEIGRLDEQAIRDVQQQVWPDLRSADELHDFLQAVIALPVSLPLNRQAAQCPEQWSSFFNELAATGRAGRALAHQQEFRLAVEKQKIFLAAYPDTSFQDTLAVFEEQTPEFEDALLSVVRGWVQYLGPFNAEELASLLALPRKDIEQTLLKLEATGLILRGHFTTSGDGTLEWCERRLLARIHALTLNRLRQEIEPISVEQFIHWLANWQHLASGTQLRGERGLLEVIKQLQGYEMPANAWEKQIFAKRVSDYSPDLLDRLCFSGTIGWGRLALHPAITSVMEEEAGDGHEPISRRAIQPTSTTPVTFFVREDTAWLVGKQRFSRDGLQALSHVARRIYGYLQEEGASFFIDIVQDLGHLKTEIEMGLWELVAAGLITADGFDNLRALIDPRRRAARRGRRPVLFRQTTGRWSLLKTSKPMAAGMACETIAWVLLRRYGVCFRELVSREKMAPSWSELLTVFRRLEVRGDIRGGRFVRGFTGEQYALPYVVDSLRAFRKQQPKTENITISAVDPLNLAGIILPGERVSQRSGKQIVISAQARK; from the coding sequence ATGAATGATACTCGCAAAGATAGCCTGGCCTGGGCGCATCCGATTGTGCGCACCTGGTTTAACAGCCGATTTACATCACCGACAAAACCGCAGGAAAAAGGATGGCCCTTTATCTTGAGCGGCAAGTCCACTCTTATCTCCGCGCCGACCGGCTCGGGAAAAACGCTCGCGGCGTTTCTGGTTTGTATTGACGGCTTGATACGGCAGGCTTTCGCAGGCGAATTGTCGCGTCAGACCCGTGTGGTATACATTTCCCCATTAAAAGCGCTGACGAATGATATTCAAAAAAATCTCCTGGAACCGCTTAAACAAATTCAGGCTATAGCCGTTGAGCAAGGCATGCCGCTTCCGGAGATTGAGGTGGCGGTAAGAACCGGAGACACTCTGGCGCGTGAAAGACAGGCCATGTTGAAAAAACCTCCCCATATCCTGGTGACCACTCCGGAATCCTTTTATTTGTTGCTCACCGCGGAAAAAAGCCGAGCCATGCTTCGTGACGTGACAACCGTGATCGTCGATGAGATTCATGCCTTGGCTAATAACAAACGAGGTTCTCATTTGTCCTTGTCGCTCGAACGTCTGGAGGCGTTAACCGTGAATGTGCCGCTGCGGATCGGACTATCAGCGACGCAAAAACCGATTGAACTGGTCGGTCACTTTCTTACCGGCATGAATCGCCCACCGCCGGGAATTATCCATATCGGGCATGCCCGCCATCTGGAACTACACGTGGAGGTCCCTGATAGCGAACTGGGTCCTGTAACCACCAATGAGATGTGGGATGAGATCTATGATCGTATCGCCGAACTGGCGAATCAAAACCGCTCTACACTGGTCTTTGTCAACACCCGAAGACTGGCCGAACGTGCCGCCCATCATCTGGCACAACGTTTGGGTAAGGAGCAGGTGGCGGCGCATCATGGCAGTTTGTCCCGCAAATTACGCCTTGGTGCGGAAACCAGTTTGAAAACCGGGCAGTTAAAATTACTGGTGGCAACCGCTTCCCTGGAGTTAGGCATTGATATCGGCACGGTCGATCTTGTCTGCCAGATAGGATCACCCAGGGCCATCGCTGTGGCTCTGCAACGGGTCGGTCGTGCCGGTCATTGGCACGGTGCCATTTCAAAAGGACGGTTTTTCGCCACGACCCGTGATGAATTACTCGAATGTGCCGCCTTGATTTATGCCATTGGCCAGGGGGATCTGGATCAATTGATTATTCCCGAGCAGCCGCTTGATATTCTGGCGCAACAAATGGTTGCCATCTGCGCGACGGAAGACTCATCAACCGCTCACTTGTTTGAATTAGTCAAAAAAAGTTTTCCTTATCGTCATCTGTCTCGCGAAACGTTTAACGACGTGCTGGACATGCTTGCTGAGGGTATGGCCGGTTCTCGCGGACGCTATGGCGCCTGTCTTTTTTATGATCGTGTCCATGAGATGGTCAAGGCGCGACGAGGCGCACGTATGAATGCGATTGTAAACGGGGGAGCAATTCCGGATAACAGTCTGTTCACCGTGGTTGCCGAAGAGGATGGTGCCGTAGTAGGTACGCTCGATGAAGATTTTGCGGTGGAAAGTAATCGCGGCGATATTATTTTGCTGGGCAATACGTCCTGGCAAATCAAAGGTATTGAAAATGCCAAAGGCCGGGTTTTGGTGGAGGATGCGCGTGGTGCGCCTCCCAGTGTACCCTTTTGGATAGGCGAGGCGCCGGAGCGTACCCGCGAATTGTCTATCAAGGTTTCCGAGTTACGTCAGATGCTTAATGACTGGTTACCTCTCGATACAACCGATGCCCTGCAAGCGGTCAAAGCCATCGACTGGCTAAAAAAACATTGCCGTCTCAATGAATCAGCTGCCCGGCAACTGATTCATTATATTCTGGAGGGGCGGGCTTTATTAGGAACGGTTCCTACCCGGGAAACCATTATTGCCGAACGGTTTTTTGACGAATCCGGCGGTATGCAGCTGATCATTCATTCACCTTTTGGCGCTCGTATTAACAAGGCGTGGGGACTGGCGTTAAGAAAACGATTTTGTCGTTCGTTCAATTTTGAATTGCAGGCGGCGGCAACGGATAACGGCATTGCCATTTCCCTGGCGGAGCAACACAGTTTTCCTCTGGGGGATGTCTTTCATTTCCTGCATCCCAACACCGTCAGGCATGTGTTAACGCAGGCGGTGCTGCAATCCCCTGTTTTTAAAACCCGCTGGCGCTGGGATGCAACAAGAGCCCTGGCTATCGCGCGTTTTCGCAATGGTAAAAAAGTGCCGCCCAACATCGTGCGTATGTTGTCGGATGATTTGCTGGCCGCGGTGTTTCCTGATGCGGCGGCCTGTCAGGATAATCTGGCCGGCCAGGATATTGTGCTTCCTGATCATCCGTTGATTTTTGAAACCATGAAAGACTGTTTGACGGAAGCGCTGGATGTGGATGGTCTAGGCGCCGTTTTATCCGATATTGCGGCTGAAAAAATACGTTGTGTCGCTGTCGATACTCCAACGCCTTCAGTGTTTTCTCACGAAATTTTAAATGCCAACCCTTACGCGTTCCTTGATGACGCGCCTCTGGAAGAACGGCGAACCCGGGCGGTCAGCATGCGGCGTATTTTACCGGACTCCTGGCTTGACGAGATAGGACGTCTCGATGAGCAGGCCATCAGGGACGTGCAACAGCAAGTCTGGCCGGATCTGAGAAGTGCTGACGAATTGCATGATTTTTTACAAGCGGTTATCGCGTTACCGGTGTCGTTGCCGCTAAACCGGCAAGCGGCTCAATGTCCCGAGCAGTGGTCTTCTTTTTTTAATGAACTGGCTGCAACCGGACGCGCGGGCCGGGCATTGGCGCATCAGCAGGAGTTCAGGCTGGCTGTGGAAAAACAGAAAATTTTTCTCGCCGCTTACCCCGACACGTCTTTTCAGGACACCCTGGCGGTGTTTGAGGAACAGACGCCGGAATTTGAAGACGCCTTGCTGAGCGTGGTGCGTGGCTGGGTCCAATACCTTGGGCCATTTAACGCCGAAGAACTGGCTTCTTTGCTGGCGCTGCCGCGCAAGGATATTGAGCAGACTCTGTTGAAACTGGAAGCGACAGGGCTGATTTTGCGGGGGCATTTCACAACGTCCGGCGATGGTACGCTCGAATGGTGTGAGCGGCGATTGCTGGCCAGAATTCATGCCTTGACTTTAAACAGGCTGCGTCAGGAAATAGAACCCATATCGGTCGAACAGTTTATTCACTGGCTGGCTAACTGGCAGCATCTGGCTTCGGGTACGCAACTACGGGGAGAGCGGGGGTTGCTCGAAGTCATTAAACAATTACAGGGGTATGAAATGCCCGCCAACGCCTGGGAAAAGCAGATTTTTGCCAAACGAGTGAGCGATTACAGTCCTGATTTACTGGATCGTCTCTGTTTTAGCGGGACAATTGGCTGGGGACGATTAGCGCTTCATCCAGCCATAACATCGGTCATGGAAGAGGAAGCCGGAGATGGTCATGAGCCGATCTCCCGACGCGCCATTCAGCCTACCAGTACGACACCGGTTACCTTCTTTGTGCGGGAAGACACCGCCTGGTTGGTCGGAAAACAGCGTTTTTCCAGGGATGGCTTGCAGGCGTTAAGTCATGTCGCCCGCCGAATTTACGGCTATTTACAGGAGGAGGGCGCCTCATTTTTTATTGATATAGTACAGGATCTTGGGCATCTTAAAACTGAAATCGAAATGGGTTTATGGGAACTGGTTGCGGCCGGACTTATTACGGCCGATGGTTTTGATAATTTACGCGCGTTAATTGATCCTCGCCGCCGTGCAGCGAGACGAGGACGTCGTCCCGTTCTGTTTCGCCAAACAACGGGACGCTGGTCGTTACTTAAAACGTCAAAACCCATGGCGGCAGGGATGGCGTGTGAGACGATAGCCTGGGTTTTATTGCGCCGATACGGGGTTTGTTTTCGTGAACTGGTAAGCCGGGAAAAAATGGCGCCCTCATGGTCCGAGTTGTTAACCGTTTTTCGCAGGCTTGAAGTCCGGGGTGACATTCGTGGGGGCCGTTTTGTTCGCGGATTTACCGGCGAACAGTACGCGTTGCCTTACGTGGTGGACTCGCTTCGCGCTTTTAGAAAGCAACAACCCAAAACGGAGAACATTACTATTTCCGCCGTCGACCCGTTAAATTTGGCGGGTATTATTTTGCCCGGGGAACGGGTGTCGCAGCGTTCTGGCAAGCAGATTGTCATTAGCGCCCAGGCTCGTAAATAA
- a CDS encoding ATP-binding cassette domain-containing protein has translation MNRSEPLVIIDSVIKHFPGNDQPALNDISAAIYPGQITGLVGPDGAGKTTLIRLICGLLVLNQGKITVDGLNSQTEPERIHDILGYMPQKFGLYEDLSVIENLRLYADLRGVVGDVRKHKFAKLLQFTDLTSFQSRLAGNLSGGMKQKLGLACSLIGEPRLLLLDEPSVGVDPISRRELWKMVQELLQGGMAVVWSTAYLDEAEKCDQILLLNEGVNLYHGPPASFLDRVDGRTFQIRGVPSESRRKMLTRILDCEQVVDGVIQGKNIRVVLGENQDKPDLAALTDVQGISWLDVAPRFEDAFVDILGGGGGGTSPLAKQIPMKPENNKPVIEARKLTKKFGDFTAVSNNEFTIYRGEIFGLLGPNGAGKSTTFKMLCGLLQPTEGSAQVMELDLKTASSKARSRIGYMAQKFSLYGHLNAIQNLRLFSGLYGLSGKKQKQQIDDMIEIFELKKHLKQNSSNLPLGFKQRLALACAVMHQPDVLFLDEPTSGVDPITRREFWTHINGMVNKGVTVMVTTHFMDEAEYCDRIALIYRGKNIATGTPDNLKDQVRNPENPNPSLEDAFIALIEEHDHEKQQHEDPEA, from the coding sequence ATGAACCGCAGTGAACCTCTGGTCATCATTGACTCGGTTATTAAACATTTTCCGGGCAATGATCAACCGGCCTTAAACGACATCTCCGCAGCCATCTACCCCGGCCAGATCACAGGCCTCGTCGGGCCGGATGGTGCGGGAAAAACAACCCTGATTCGGCTGATTTGCGGGTTGCTGGTTCTTAATCAAGGCAAGATTACAGTAGATGGCTTAAACAGTCAGACCGAACCGGAGCGAATTCATGACATCCTCGGCTATATGCCGCAAAAATTCGGCTTGTATGAGGATTTAAGCGTCATTGAAAATTTACGGCTTTACGCCGATTTAAGAGGGGTTGTCGGTGATGTTCGCAAACACAAATTTGCAAAACTGCTGCAATTCACCGATTTAACGTCTTTTCAATCACGTCTTGCAGGGAATCTGTCCGGCGGTATGAAACAGAAACTTGGCCTTGCCTGCTCCTTGATTGGTGAACCCCGTTTGCTGCTTTTAGATGAGCCCAGCGTCGGGGTCGATCCCATATCGCGCCGCGAATTATGGAAAATGGTTCAGGAATTGCTGCAAGGAGGCATGGCGGTCGTATGGTCAACCGCTTATCTGGATGAAGCCGAAAAATGCGATCAGATTCTGTTATTGAACGAGGGAGTTAATCTCTATCATGGTCCGCCGGCTTCCTTTCTGGATCGCGTCGATGGCCGTACCTTTCAAATCAGGGGGGTACCCTCTGAAAGCAGACGAAAAATGCTAACCCGAATACTGGATTGCGAGCAGGTCGTGGATGGGGTGATCCAGGGAAAAAATATCCGTGTGGTATTAGGTGAAAATCAGGACAAACCGGATCTCGCCGCCCTGACCGATGTACAGGGAATCAGCTGGTTGGACGTAGCACCCCGGTTTGAAGATGCTTTTGTTGATATTTTAGGAGGTGGCGGCGGCGGAACATCTCCCCTGGCAAAACAAATACCGATGAAACCGGAAAATAACAAACCGGTTATTGAAGCCAGAAAACTAACCAAGAAATTTGGGGATTTCACCGCGGTATCCAACAACGAATTCACCATTTACCGTGGGGAAATTTTTGGCTTGCTTGGCCCTAACGGAGCGGGTAAATCCACCACGTTTAAAATGCTGTGCGGCTTATTACAGCCAACAGAAGGCAGCGCTCAGGTGATGGAGCTTGATTTAAAAACCGCCTCCTCAAAAGCCCGCAGCCGAATTGGTTATATGGCTCAGAAATTTTCTCTTTACGGGCATTTAAACGCCATACAAAACCTGCGGCTTTTTTCCGGTTTATACGGATTATCCGGAAAAAAACAAAAACAGCAAATAGATGACATGATTGAAATTTTCGAGTTAAAAAAACATCTTAAGCAAAACTCCAGCAACCTGCCTTTGGGCTTCAAACAACGCCTTGCCCTGGCCTGCGCCGTGATGCATCAACCCGACGTATTGTTTCTGGATGAACCAACCTCCGGCGTTGATCCCATCACAAGACGTGAGTTCTGGACACATATCAATGGCATGGTCAACAAAGGGGTCACGGTCATGGTCACCACGCATTTTATGGATGAGGCGGAATATTGTGATCGCATTGCCCTGATTTATCGCGGTAAAAATATCGCGACAGGAACCCCCGACAATCTCAAGGATCAAGTCCGTAACCCCGAAAATCCCAACCCTTCCCTGGAAGACGCCTTCATCGCCCTCATTGAGGAGCATGACCACGAAAAACAACAACACGAAGATCCGGAGGCTTAA
- a CDS encoding MCP four helix bundle domain-containing protein — protein sequence MKLEKKVLLTYIIFIIAFGIWGGLSIYTSRELFSLTSVLYKRPLAVTQNAYLTQKGILETNTLLFQILLKEGDDFYTEEAEIKKLDTIVNNNMKIVREKIRFAAGKQLADKAIGEINGWEKYRDSLIKQRKDGTKFTVDMFENIMANKNYKHLNKTMSHILAYAADRSDEYYFDSLDTVRKIFVLNIALIVLLILICIITAYEVYRAMKKTGRKIDPF from the coding sequence ATGAAACTGGAAAAAAAAGTCCTATTAACGTACATCATTTTTATCATAGCCTTTGGAATATGGGGGGGCTTGTCCATTTATACCTCCCGGGAATTATTTTCGTTAACCAGTGTCTTATACAAACGTCCGTTAGCCGTCACCCAGAACGCCTATCTCACGCAAAAAGGGATTTTAGAAACCAACACGTTGTTATTTCAGATCTTGTTGAAAGAGGGCGATGATTTTTATACGGAAGAGGCTGAAATAAAAAAACTGGATACTATTGTTAACAACAACATGAAAATTGTCAGGGAAAAAATCCGTTTTGCCGCGGGAAAACAGTTGGCCGACAAGGCCATTGGTGAAATTAACGGTTGGGAAAAATATCGGGACTCCCTGATAAAACAGCGTAAAGATGGAACGAAATTCACCGTGGACATGTTTGAAAATATTATGGCGAATAAAAATTATAAACATCTTAATAAAACCATGTCCCACATTCTGGCTTACGCCGCGGACAGAAGTGATGAATATTATTTTGACAGTCTGGATACCGTTCGAAAAATTTTTGTTCTCAATATTGCCTTAATCGTTTTGTTAATTCTAATCTGTATTATCACAGCATATGAGGTTTATCGAGCCATGAAAAAAACAGGCCGGAAAATTGATCCATTTTAA
- a CDS encoding DUF883 C-terminal domain-containing protein — protein MAQARKRESIQPESGNEKAQVGDAANQLLEETKKLANELYQDTLKKMGDAQHNVKDYSDDLLKKVQKNPLKSVLIAGGIGFLLSSLLRK, from the coding sequence ATGGCTCAAGCACGTAAAAGAGAATCCATACAGCCGGAATCCGGCAATGAGAAAGCTCAAGTAGGCGATGCGGCCAATCAATTGCTGGAAGAAACTAAAAAGCTGGCCAATGAGCTCTATCAGGATACGTTAAAGAAAATGGGCGACGCACAGCATAATGTGAAGGATTATTCAGACGATCTGTTGAAAAAAGTACAGAAAAACCCTTTGAAATCGGTGTTAATTGCCGGAGGAATAGGCTTTCTTTTATCGTCTTTGCTACGAAAATAA
- a CDS encoding efflux RND transporter periplasmic adaptor subunit, with amino-acid sequence MTVKKNIIIPVLFIAILAAVSAWFVNDYLRRERQENWLILYGNVDIRDVALSFRVSGRLKTMNVEEGDHVNEGTVIALLDKDTFIADLNMAKAELAQASASEQNARRTFRRRSRLVKDGAVSKALYDDAIAQRDEAIARTATAKARVARAEIALNDTEIHSPTNGTILTRVREPGAVVTETQPVYTLAIDSPVWVRTYVPEPDLGRIYPGQEALVFTDSNPDNPYKGHVGFISPQAEFTPKTVETTELRTDLVYRLRVVVNNPDNGLRQGMPVTVKIHLNQHQDHEPQ; translated from the coding sequence ATGACCGTAAAGAAAAACATCATCATTCCCGTTTTGTTTATCGCTATTCTTGCCGCTGTGTCAGCATGGTTTGTTAATGATTACCTGCGCCGGGAACGCCAGGAGAACTGGCTGATTTTATACGGTAACGTGGATATCCGTGATGTGGCACTTTCATTTCGGGTATCGGGAAGGCTTAAAACCATGAACGTGGAAGAAGGCGATCACGTGAATGAAGGGACTGTGATTGCCCTGCTGGACAAGGACACCTTCATCGCCGATCTGAATATGGCCAAAGCGGAACTGGCCCAGGCCAGTGCCAGCGAGCAAAATGCCAGGCGTACATTTCGACGACGCTCCAGACTGGTTAAGGATGGCGCGGTCTCCAAAGCGTTATACGATGACGCCATCGCCCAGCGAGACGAAGCGATAGCTCGCACGGCCACCGCGAAAGCCCGTGTAGCAAGAGCAGAAATCGCATTGAACGATACCGAAATCCATTCCCCCACCAACGGCACTATTCTAACGCGAGTACGGGAACCGGGGGCGGTGGTCACCGAAACCCAACCCGTCTATACCCTGGCCATTGATAGTCCTGTATGGGTCCGAACCTACGTTCCCGAACCCGATTTAGGCCGTATTTATCCGGGACAGGAAGCCCTGGTATTTACCGATTCAAATCCCGACAATCCCTATAAGGGGCATGTGGGATTCATCTCGCCGCAAGCGGAATTTACTCCGAAAACCGTGGAAACGACGGAGTTGCGCACCGACCTGGTCTATCGTTTACGAGTAGTTGTCAACAATCCCGATAACGGTTTGCGGCAAGGCATGCCCGTGACCGTTAAAATTCATCTTAATCAACACCAAGACCATGAACCGCAGTGA